The genomic stretch CTGTAGTCCTCTCGTTGGCGGCGGGCCTCCGTTTTCCACCCTCTCCCTCAAACTCCCTGCATTTCTGTTTCATGGCTGTTGCTTGCTTCCTGCCTTTGATTCCCTCCCCGTCCCCTCTCTCTTGCTCGCTCGCTCTCACTGCGCTGCCTCCCTTTCTGGTTAATTCTTCCTCCCACTCCCTCTCACAGCTTTTCCTCTCTCCCTTTCGTTTACCTACTTGCAGGAACTCGTCGTACCTCAATCAGTGAAGGGGGTCGTGGTGGGGAAGTTTAATCCAGTGCTGATGCTGTGTGTCCATGTATGTTCCCAGCCTCGGGACTGAACTGATTACTCCTGATTTGCCTCAGTACGCTATAATTACTCCCAGGATTTTATAGCAGGAGGCCAGGGGAGGCACACTCCCCCTCTAGTGCTTTATGGGGCAGCCCAGGCAGAGCTAGTCCCTAAAAAAACGCATGAGGAATatgacttttaaaattaataacctGGCACGCTGCAGCATTAAAATACTTCTTCATGTTTTCTGAGACTGTTCTCAGAAAGTGCACATACTCaagttttaattttacatttagagcaattcaattgcatttttaaatgtattagtaaCAGTTTTATGAGCTATATAATGACCTATAGAAAAATgcaatcaattaaattaaattaattggaaAGTCAGTGTacatatttttcacagttttaagTATTTCTTTGTTGGTGTTAATTCTTGTTGGTGTTTATTATCCAAACTCATTATATATTCCCAGAAAAAACATCTATCAACCTGGTAACATGAACATGCAATATAGAAACAGATTTAGGCTTAGGTGTTCTCACACATAACATatctttatctaaaaaaataaaaataaatatagtctcTTGTCAAGAGATTTTCATCAATGTTTTTGTTATTCAAAGGGTTTTTACTTTGTCATCATCTTGTTTTTGTCTGTGGAAAATATTTTGTTGATGAAAATTATCCCAGATAGCACACGTAcgtctttaagatgtcagtttaacattcattctaaatcataaacaactTAGACATTTTCTAAACGTCTTTTTGACATTCAGAAAGGAAAAAAATGAgcaaacactcaaaaaaaaaaaaaaaaagagtctcgcagatgtaaatgcagatgTGACGTATGTGTGCCGTCAGGGATGACGATAATTATTCATCAATGGAACATTGATTTGGTTTCAGTTCTTTTCTCATTTCCACATAAACTTAAAAATCACTCTGAGAAAGGTCAGGCATTTTACCTCTGATGCACATCAACCCAGAAAGTGGATTTAATTGTTTTCAGTTCATTCATCATTCTGGAAATGGGAAGGTCGAGTTGAGGACATTGCATTTTGGGATACAGCATTACATTTTATTGCATACTAGATTTCAGTGCTATAATGTAATGCAAACataaaatcatttatattttgtaaatactaTATACACTCCAAAGATCGTAATAGCAGCATGTTAGCATGCTATTCTAAACAAGAAACTGATTTGAAAACAGCAGTTTGGTGACGCTATTGAAACATAAGtgtactttaataaataaaaaaagcattatgtGTATAACACTGGGTTTGGAAGCCAACAGCAACATGACTAAAAAGACACTGTTCAGTGTCACTGATAAACAACTTAAAAAGGACCCACAAAAATCCACATTGCTTCTGTGGGCTAGAGCGCTGGTCAGAGGGTCTTCTGTTTGACACCAGACACACCACAAAGCATTGCTTTGAGACGTCACTCTCCATAAATAGTGCAAAACTCATGAACGCGGCTGTTCATTTGAAATTCAGTTTAGATGCATAAGTGCTATTACTTGTCAAGACTGATGACACTATATAACACTTATAGCCTGCAGATGCTGTTCAACAGCTGTGGTGTGTTTAAACTCAAGACACTACAGTATGGAGCACTAACCATATCCTCGCTTTCTTTTATACTGGATTTTGATCAGACAAAGCACCAGATTTGACAAGCCTGAGCTAGCTGATTATAACACATGCTATAAATGTGATTCTCATCTTTGTCTTGTGCTCAGATGGTCATTTTTTACACCTCTGGTGGCGGTTCCCAAGACAGGCAGCCGGATGTGTTTTCGCAGGTTAGGTGTGAAGGGACATTGCGGTGAACGGGTCAATGCATGATGTCTTGGCCAGCTATTAATAATTCAGAAAtttcttataaataaaaatcaggacAGATAAGGTGAGTTAACCCACCCAGCGGGGTCCGTAATTTCATCTCAACCTTGAGAGCAGTGCAGAATATCAATGAATTATTTATGTAGgctatgtatgtatttgttattatataaataattgctTTACATTCAAGTTTGCTTTCAACTGAAAACAAACACAGCAGGTTTTAGATCCCCAGGGGACACTCTAGAGGAGAGAAAAGCGAAGGAGGAGGGAAAAAAACCAAAGAACTTGACAGGTTTGAGAACTTAAATCCCTGATAACTGACACGTCTCAGGTATCAGCCGGAGGGAGATCGAGCATCAGCATAGAGAACAGAAGCGGTGACAGCCATGAGAGGAATAGCAAATTAAACCAGCATGTCATTTTCacaagtttttatgttttaatattgtcCCGCGATTGGTTTCAGGCTCATGGAGAATTAGGATTATATTTTTATACTGGTACCACACTGTAAACATTGATGCCATACACGGATGTATTTCTTAGCATGAAATGATCAAAATGTCCAGAATTTAAGTGATAATAAATAGTTTCTGGTCTTAATGTGATTCCTCTCAAAAGAGGAAAGCCTTGTGATctaaacataactttttttttttggtttacatCACTAAGCCATGTATTGTATTGTTATTTAATGTTGTACAGAGCAGGTCCATTCTGATAACACCCACTTTCCACAatctaattaataaaacaaatttatcaTTCTAGAATATTATTTTATCCCAAAATACGTCATATTATAGAAAAGAAAATGGGTTGGAGACACTGTATTATGTTACTGCTAAACATGCATCTGCGATGTCACAATTCACGTAATGGGAACAAAAACATTCGGATTGGTTTttctggaaaacaaaaacaatctagGATGCCTAGAGAGATTTTCATACTGTAATGCACTAGATTAGTGGATTCTTTCGCTAGATTGTTctgcatttcttcttattaaataaaaacagaacacaTGCATCTTAAGGTTGACACATTTATACGCACAcaaatactgtatttatatacacaaggtctaaaaaagaaaagaaaagtgtgtaCATTAATAGAACTTGTTTGTGATGAACAAAAATAACCTTTAACATTCTAGTTTAAAAACAATGCTGTGATGTGAATGCTCAGTTGACATCTGCAAAAAGCAAAACAAGGTATCCGGTCCTTTATCCGATTAAATTGGCCAAAAACACCACATGTAAGACTGAACCCTGAGAGGTTTTAGGATAATCAGAAGGTATGGCTTTTACTGCGGTCAAGAGTTACTCAAAAGTTTCACCTTTTCTCTTGAAACTGTTGATACTTCATTTATTAGATGGAGCTTAACTTAAAAATCTAGTGACAAGACGACAAAGTCAAACAACCCTCTGCTACTGAGAAAACTAAATAAGTGCAtagagaaaaagaacaaaaacaaacaaaagttaaCTAAGAGCTTTATATAGGCCTTTAGGTATCCCAGAAAGATCCAAATAACTCAAACTTTGTGATTCTTTCAGTTTGTCATTCCGTAAAaagataaagtttaaaatattcaaGGTTAAAATCAAGTATACATACGAATTAAAAACGTGGGCAGATTAGCAATtacaatgcaagtctatgggacaAGTGTACAGCTGCCTTATAGACTTCTACTAATAGCATTTCTGCATGCACATTTCTTGGTAGCTTTTACATTGTTTCTGTGTTAAACGACATCCTCACCcactaaaatacacaaaataaaatcaaaacagctGGAGTTAAAACAAACTAATGGCAGAAATGGGACATCGAGACTTCTGGTCATTGAATTCTTTGTTCAAACATGTATCATGGAGAAAACGGCTCAGTTgtgtatttaaacatataaaaccttcattaaaacagtaaaataaacaagTTGAAAGGTAGTACAGTGACATTCTAGCACATTCTTCATTCCTCGCTCAGGAACTGCATCTTGGTAAAGACCTCCCATCAGCAGGGGGCGATATGaagaggaaaaacaaacaaaaacgaaCGTAAACCACTAAATGACCAAGTTTAGAAATCACAGGGGTGATGGTTTACACATATTTCAGTATCAGCCTCCAGATGAATCACCTCAGACATGACCAAAAACAGTCATTTTGGGTTGCGGATTTAACGTGTCTATTTTTGGGAAGCGAGAGGATGATGCCGCAGGCTCATTTCCTAAAATCAGAGATGAAACGTTTCATACGTATCCCCCAGTGCATTTCGCATTCGCAAGTGCTTGAAATGTCCTCTCAGCATCAAAAAGGTTTGCAAATGGTCCTTCATTTCCTCTGATGGTGGATCTTAATCGGTGCTCCCAAATTACCTTTGGACAAACAGGAGCAGATTTGCATTGGTGCTGTAAACCACCTCTAACCCACGTTTTTAAGACTTCGTACAAGACTTAGTGTCCAATGAACAAATAAGGCACGATGTCTCCTGAGCTTAAGctccatttaaaacaaacaaaagacatgttcaaataaaataaaataaaaaagacaacagGTAGAGGTCAAAGATTGCCATCATCCAGCATCTTATTGACTCCTTCACAGATCTTCTGCAAGTGGCCGCGGTACACTGCCGAAGATCCATACAGCGTCGCGAGAAACTCGCAGTCGGAGAAATGATTGAAGACGTGGTTGATACGGTTGTGAGATTTCGCCGTCAGGTGCCGGTTGATGGCCTGGTGCAGCAGTTCACGGCAATCGTTGAGCAGGTTGCTCATGACGCGGCGGTCGAAGGTGAAGTCGATCTGGTAGAAGCTGACGGCTGTCATCGCGAGCGTGTGCACCTTCTTCTGGAAGCGCTCAACCAACGCAAGCTCCTCGTTGTTGAACTGTCCATTGCGGTAGAGGACGCCCAACTTGACCACCATCTTAATGAGGTTCTTGATGATCTTCTGCGCCTCCTTGCGGTTGCGCGTGTACTCTTTGGTCACCCGGTACAGCTCGTCCAGTACCTCGCTGCTGGTGTCATCTATGAAGAGGTTGGCCATCGTCTTAGTCGCCATCTTGCTCATGAGCTTCTTCTGGGCCTGCAGGGCCAGGCTCTTCGTGCTGAACGAGTCCATGATGTCTAAGGATGAGACAAAGACAGCCATTCAAAATGAGCTTTCCAAACATGAAAAACTTAAAACGGAGCTGTGGCTTAGCATTCTCCCAAACAATAGTAACGCATCCAAATTGGGACAACAGATGTTTATCTTGAGTGTCTCGTTTGGGAGCGTGCATGGAAAGTGTAGATGACTCCCACGTCGAAGTCCAAACATGCTAAACATCGACTCTTGAAATCAAATACAATCTAATGAGAGGAACACAAACCATGCTGTTTTTAGTCTCAAACAAATAATGGTTCTTTATTGGTTCAACGTCCATTGGacgaaaggttctttatagtggaaaagatCATTAAGAGGTTCAATTAAAGGTTCTTTAAAAGGAAGCGAAAATTGATCTTTGGCATCATGCAAAAAACATttggaagctttatttttaagagtataggAAACATGCTAGACTTTCTCGCTACATTAAGACTTCAAAAGGTTTCACTTCAGGACACGGACTCATTTTCTCATCAAAGAGGCAAGACACGAAAAGGTTTCTGAAGCCACTCACCGTACAGGTTTCCTTCCAGCACATACAAACATAATGGTCACTTCACAGATTTTGTATGCAACAATGCAAACACAACATCCATGCATTTCCTTTCTCACACGGTGAATACTACACTTTAGTTGCATTAATAAACAATGGACTTCCTAAGTCTTGCACGGGCCCGACAGGACAATTTCCCCTTCTTAAAATGACCGCTCCCTGGGGACGTGTTGCTCACAACAGAATCCCTTCAAGTCTGAGTCGCGGTGATGAACTGTTGCTAATTAAACATCAGTAGTCATTAGGAAgtgatactgtgtgtgtgtggtccgaGACTGGCAGATTCTCCAGCTCAttgtatttttgtacatttgCATTTCTTTGAAAAAGGCCTGTTTGATGTGACTCAATTCCCTGGAAAAATCTTCACCAGACTGTTTTCAGAGGATTACCTGCAGATTGCTGAGCCTTGCATTGCTACGTGTCTAGATTAAAGGTAAATGCGATTGAGACATGGTCAGACTGGACTCATGCCAAATTTAGATGCATTTGGCCATTACTAACTGCTGTCAAAATACTCCCACAAAACAGATGATACCAAAATCATCCCAAGGTATAATCTGGTTTCCAGGCCAGATTTCCAAGTCTATGTTCTTTTCTCATTGTGCGTCGCCAACTGCATCAGCATCAAATAGCTGAATGCTGGCCAAGCAACATTGGGCACTAACcagtttcacaatattataattagTGGTCAGTTTTACATGGGTGGAAACAAAACGAGACATAAAACTCATGTAACAACAGAAACCAGCATGAAACAAACAACTTCATACCCCAGATATCCCAGCAACGCTCATGGTGTTTGATTCACCACTGGACAAAGACGTCGTAACACAAAACTGAGGTTTTCAGTTGCTCAGCATCAACCAAAAGCAAACACTCACCTTCCTGGAGGTATAAAGTTGCATTCTCCATAACTGGGGAGCGGGAAAGCAAGAGATTGTGGAGGACGGTGGAGATCACTGAGCCATGCATGTCTGTCTGAACTGATTGTTTCAGGTGTGTGAGGGTGTGAGTGATTTCACCTGTAGATTTGAGCTTTTATCTCCTACTGGTAGATGATGGAACTACAACCAATGGATCGCTTTCTCCAAGTATACTTGAACTCATTGACATCTAATAAGCCTTCCCACCAATTACGTCTTGAGGAACCAAGGAACAAGCTTCCTGAAACTGGAAAACCCAACAAACGGGCTCGTGTCCAAACGTCAACTAACATCTAGCTCTGTTTTCAGGTATGAACTGAGGCAAGAGTCACAGCATGTAACAGCAGCATGTCTTTCATGTGGTTTTGCTCTTGTTTGCAGCGTTTGGTCTCATCGATCGTCTGCTGTGCAGGGTTTATGTTGTGTGTAGTTAAAATGATACAAAAAATGcactcttttttttctggccacgGAGATCTAAAGAAGCCTGTTTCACAAAATAGTCcttaaatgttttatgttaaattatatcaaatgtttaattcatatttcaattatcataatattatacatttttattttattaaataaataattattgatttttgtgatttatttttttattttttatactgagTAAATCTTGTGCAattttgtgtacttttttttttggtcattaaaTTTTTTCAGTTGAAACTGAAAAAGCTTTTTCCcagttaaaaaagttaattatgactttatttttttggaattttAACTTTTCACAATTGCGGTTTAGTTTCTCATGCTATTTCATTATCTctctttattcattattttaaactttacctcacattaacctttttttttttttactcttaggTCAAAAGTGGCTTTCATGGTAATGGAAACTTGACAAACCACTAGTAAAGCTAGTGTAAACTGCCTGAGATGGATGAGGGTTTTTCCTGCACCCAGTGTCTCCAGACATAGAAAAAACGCCTAATCAGCATCGTCGTGCCTCCATGAACT from Carassius gibelio isolate Cgi1373 ecotype wild population from Czech Republic chromosome A22, carGib1.2-hapl.c, whole genome shotgun sequence encodes the following:
- the LOC127942837 gene encoding tumor necrosis factor alpha-induced protein 8-like protein 1 isoform X2 — protein: MDSFSTKSLALQAQKKLMSKMATKTMANLFIDDTSSEVLDELYRVTKEYTRNRKEAQKIIKNLIKMVVKLGVLYRNGQFNNEELALVERFQKKVHTLAMTAVSFYQIDFTFDRRVMSNLLNDCRELLHQAINRHLTAKSHNRINHVFNHFSDCEFLATLYGSSAVYRGHLQKICEGVNKMLDDGNL
- the LOC127942837 gene encoding tumor necrosis factor alpha-induced protein 8-like protein 1 isoform X1; the protein is MHGSVISTVLHNLLLSRSPVMENATLYLQEDIMDSFSTKSLALQAQKKLMSKMATKTMANLFIDDTSSEVLDELYRVTKEYTRNRKEAQKIIKNLIKMVVKLGVLYRNGQFNNEELALVERFQKKVHTLAMTAVSFYQIDFTFDRRVMSNLLNDCRELLHQAINRHLTAKSHNRINHVFNHFSDCEFLATLYGSSAVYRGHLQKICEGVNKMLDDGNL